A region of Plantactinospora sp. BC1 DNA encodes the following proteins:
- a CDS encoding glycerophosphodiester phosphodiesterase, whose amino-acid sequence MARTLSSLGLAGALLATVVALPTSQAAAHDDRSRPVAGDRPLVIAHRGASGYRPEHTLEAYRLAIRMGADFIEPDLVSTRDGVLVARHENEISGTTDVAARPEFAARKTTKTIDGTAVTGWFTEDFTLAELKTLRAKERLPQVRVTNTAFDGRLPVPTLQEVIDLARSESRRLGRSIGIYPETKHPSYFRSIGLPLEEPLVRVLGKNGMTGKKDPVIIQSFETANLRMLNKLTDVRLVQLLDAAGRPYDFTVAGDPRTYLDLVEPANLRWIDGYADGVGVHKNLLVPRDAAGRLLAPTGVVRDAHRAGLVVHAWTFRAENQFLPADFRIGADPNARGDIVAEYELFYGLGLDGVFSDHPDTAVAARAALA is encoded by the coding sequence TTGGCACGTACCCTTTCCTCGCTCGGCCTGGCCGGCGCGCTGCTGGCGACCGTCGTGGCGCTGCCAACCAGCCAGGCCGCCGCGCACGACGACCGGTCGCGGCCGGTGGCCGGTGACCGGCCGCTGGTGATCGCACACCGCGGCGCCAGCGGCTACCGTCCCGAGCACACCCTGGAGGCCTACCGGCTGGCGATCCGGATGGGCGCCGACTTCATCGAGCCCGACCTCGTCTCCACCCGGGACGGGGTGCTGGTGGCCCGGCACGAGAACGAGATCTCCGGCACCACCGACGTCGCCGCCCGCCCCGAGTTCGCCGCCCGCAAGACCACCAAGACCATCGACGGTACGGCGGTCACCGGCTGGTTCACCGAGGACTTCACCCTGGCCGAGCTGAAGACGCTGCGGGCCAAGGAGCGGCTGCCGCAGGTGCGGGTGACCAACACCGCGTTCGACGGCCGGTTGCCGGTGCCGACCCTCCAGGAGGTCATCGACCTGGCCCGGAGCGAGAGCCGCCGGCTGGGCCGGAGCATCGGGATCTACCCGGAGACCAAGCACCCCAGCTACTTCCGGTCGATCGGGCTGCCGCTGGAGGAGCCGCTGGTGCGGGTACTCGGAAAGAACGGCATGACCGGCAAGAAGGATCCGGTGATCATCCAGTCCTTCGAGACCGCCAACCTGCGCATGCTGAACAAGCTGACCGACGTACGGCTGGTCCAGTTGCTGGACGCGGCGGGCCGGCCGTACGACTTCACCGTGGCCGGTGACCCGCGCACCTATCTCGACCTGGTCGAGCCGGCGAACCTGCGCTGGATCGACGGTTACGCCGACGGGGTGGGGGTGCACAAGAACCTGCTGGTGCCCCGGGACGCGGCCGGCCGGCTGCTCGCCCCGACCGGCGTGGTCCGGGACGCGCACCGGGCCGGCCTGGTGGTGCACGCCTGGACGTTCCGGGCCGAGAACCAGTTCCTGCCGGCCGACTTCCGGATCGGGGCGGATCCGAACGCCCGCGGCGACATCGTCGCCGAGTACGAACTCTTCTACGGCCTCGGCCTGGACGGTGTCTTCAGCGACCACCCGGACACCGCCGTGGCGGCCCGCGCCGCCCTGGCCTGA
- a CDS encoding PadR family transcriptional regulator — translation MKHLLLGLLAAGPAHGYELRRRYDELFADAGGEVNIGQIYVTLGRLERDGLVAHTAESGGDRRDRKVYRLTEPGTAVLHEWLSARSDPPLVKPDVLLRLVAARLAAPLLPDVDPRTVITDHRQRCLEALRALDQQAARTAAGSVSGLLVQASALHLQAELRWLEACQQQLAQIELKTSWEGDGDE, via the coding sequence ATGAAACACCTTCTGCTCGGGCTGCTCGCCGCCGGCCCGGCCCACGGCTACGAGCTGCGTCGGCGCTACGACGAGCTCTTCGCCGACGCGGGCGGCGAGGTCAACATCGGTCAGATCTACGTGACCCTCGGCCGGCTGGAGCGGGACGGGCTGGTCGCACACACCGCCGAGTCCGGTGGCGACCGACGGGACCGCAAGGTCTACCGGCTCACCGAGCCCGGCACGGCGGTACTGCACGAGTGGCTCTCCGCCCGTTCCGATCCCCCACTGGTCAAGCCGGACGTGCTGCTCCGGCTGGTCGCCGCCCGGCTGGCCGCGCCACTGCTGCCCGACGTGGATCCCCGGACGGTCATCACCGACCACCGGCAACGCTGCCTGGAGGCGCTCCGGGCCCTCGACCAGCAGGCGGCCCGCACCGCCGCCGGGAGCGTCAGCGGCCTGCTGGTGCAGGCGTCCGCGCTGCACCTTCAGGCCGAGCTGCGCTGGCTGGAGGCGTGTCAGCAGCAACTGGCGCAGATCGAACTCAAGACCTCCTGGGAGGGGGACGGCGATGAGTGA
- a CDS encoding ABC transporter ATP-binding protein, whose amino-acid sequence MSDPLLHARGLVRTYHGGVRDLAALRDVSIEVAAGDWVAVTGPSGCGKSTLLHLLGGLDRPDRGEVWLAGRRLDTGSESERALLRRRHVGFVFQFLNLVPTMTVAGNVELPLVLQGVGRRDARRRALEVLDELGVAEAADAAPAELSGGQQQRVALARAVVHRPDVLLADEPTGALDSAAAETVLDLLRRRHEEGQSIVLVTHDHRVASAADRVVTMLDGQIVDERDLTGPAGRPTFGNLINLEG is encoded by the coding sequence ATGAGTGACCCGCTGCTGCACGCCCGCGGCCTGGTACGCACCTACCACGGCGGCGTACGCGACCTCGCCGCCCTGCGGGACGTCTCGATCGAGGTGGCGGCCGGCGACTGGGTGGCGGTGACCGGGCCGAGCGGCTGCGGCAAGTCGACCCTGCTGCACCTGCTCGGCGGGCTCGACCGTCCCGACCGGGGCGAGGTGTGGCTGGCCGGCCGGCGGCTCGACACCGGCTCGGAGAGCGAGCGGGCCCTGCTGCGACGCCGGCACGTCGGCTTCGTCTTCCAGTTCCTCAACCTGGTGCCGACGATGACGGTCGCCGGCAACGTGGAACTGCCGCTGGTGCTCCAGGGCGTCGGGCGGCGCGACGCCCGGCGGCGGGCGCTGGAGGTCCTCGACGAGTTGGGCGTGGCCGAGGCGGCCGACGCCGCGCCGGCCGAACTCTCCGGCGGGCAGCAGCAGCGGGTGGCCCTGGCCCGGGCCGTGGTGCACCGCCCCGACGTGCTGCTCGCCGACGAGCCGACCGGAGCACTGGACTCGGCCGCCGCCGAAACCGTGCTCGACCTGCTGCGCCGCCGTCACGAGGAGGGGCAGAGCATCGTGCTGGTCACCCACGACCACCGGGTCGCCTCGGCCGCCGACCGGGTGGTGACGATGCTCGACGGGCAGATCGTCGACGAGCGGGACCTGACCGGCCCGGCCGGGCGGCCGACCTTCGGCAACCTGATCAACCTGGAGGGCTGA
- a CDS encoding ABC transporter permease, whose amino-acid sequence MSAILRLARSGLRGGNRATAIATVLVAALATTGVVAGLSVQGQGGAEVDRIYRDAGRPDLVVYGTPEALEAVRRDPAFAATSPVSPYLDAAVALGRDSVDARITALVAGTSPPGRPLLRTGGWPASGVAGEVVFDQAAATEAGVGVGDQIRLTVGGRPATLTVVGTAIDLTDCFYPDCDPIRLFVDPATLATLATRAPTPPAGNPTPPSASPTPPAGSPTSPAVGEPVGASGGGPPGAGAASALLVARLVDADRADAVAARLGVRAGVQGVQPWPDTRDDILVRDRIFGASLAGFGIFVLLAAAFVVAGTATARLLARRRELALLQTVGYTTRQLITGLVTEALLLGAVGVLAGWVAGTLLAPYLQVGLGGALGRPGPRITPLSLPGSALLVGTVLAAATVLPAWRAVRQPVSGVLRDAPPRGSAPARTTRLLDRLRLGPAYRYGLGAVLSRPGRSALTAAALAVAVAAVVVGVGFTATVDRMLAEPARSGDPYDAVVVAGGTDPATLAAALAGTPGAAGWYSQVDRRSTFRDQTFLSRAIGGDPADARFLVREGRPLRAPGEAIVGYGLLRRFGLQLGDTIEIRAGETTLRLTVVGWYSETEDTGELLMYRAEMLPGVAPDAYLVSAAPTGTPEALAAALRDRLGPGVTVHARSADPGDLGTFTVAMRLLALLVLLVSLANLAAALLTGARERARTLGVLRAVGFTVRQTLAQSAIGGAALGLAAALVGLPVGLLVFRLLTDRVMVGIGAGPGLAELPSAGLLAAIVPATTLAGALAGVLATGRLAGTGAAHLVRYE is encoded by the coding sequence GTGTCCGCCATCCTCCGGCTCGCCCGCTCGGGGCTGCGTGGCGGCAACCGGGCCACCGCGATCGCCACCGTACTCGTCGCCGCGCTGGCCACCACCGGCGTGGTCGCCGGGCTGTCGGTGCAGGGACAGGGCGGTGCGGAGGTGGACCGGATCTACCGCGACGCCGGCCGGCCGGACCTGGTCGTCTACGGCACCCCGGAAGCGCTGGAGGCGGTACGCCGGGACCCCGCGTTCGCGGCCACCTCCCCGGTGAGCCCGTACCTCGACGCGGCGGTCGCGCTCGGCCGGGACTCCGTCGACGCCCGGATCACCGCCCTCGTCGCCGGCACCTCCCCGCCGGGCCGGCCGCTGCTGCGTACCGGCGGATGGCCGGCGAGCGGCGTAGCCGGGGAGGTGGTCTTCGACCAGGCGGCCGCGACCGAGGCCGGTGTCGGGGTCGGTGACCAGATCCGGCTGACCGTCGGCGGTCGGCCGGCGACGCTGACCGTGGTCGGCACGGCGATCGACCTGACCGACTGCTTCTATCCGGACTGCGACCCGATCCGGCTCTTCGTCGATCCGGCCACCCTCGCCACCCTGGCCACGCGCGCTCCCACACCGCCGGCCGGCAACCCCACACCCCCTTCCGCCAGCCCGACACCGCCGGCCGGCAGCCCGACATCACCGGCCGTGGGTGAGCCGGTCGGGGCGTCCGGGGGCGGTCCGCCGGGGGCGGGCGCGGCGAGCGCGCTGCTGGTCGCCCGGCTGGTCGACGCCGACCGGGCCGACGCGGTGGCCGCCAGGCTCGGTGTCCGGGCCGGGGTCCAGGGAGTGCAACCCTGGCCGGACACCAGGGACGACATCCTCGTCCGAGACCGGATCTTCGGTGCCTCGCTGGCCGGCTTCGGCATCTTCGTCCTGCTCGCCGCCGCCTTCGTGGTGGCCGGCACCGCCACCGCCCGGCTGCTGGCCCGGCGGCGGGAGCTGGCGCTGCTCCAGACGGTCGGCTACACCACCCGACAGCTGATCACCGGACTGGTCACCGAGGCGCTGCTGCTCGGCGCGGTGGGCGTACTCGCCGGCTGGGTGGCCGGCACCCTGCTCGCCCCGTACCTCCAGGTCGGTCTCGGCGGCGCACTCGGCCGGCCGGGACCGCGGATCACCCCACTGTCGTTGCCCGGCTCCGCCCTGCTGGTCGGCACGGTGCTCGCCGCCGCCACCGTACTGCCGGCCTGGCGGGCGGTCCGGCAACCCGTCTCCGGCGTACTGCGTGACGCCCCACCGCGCGGCTCGGCCCCGGCCCGGACCACCCGGCTGCTCGACCGGCTCCGGCTCGGCCCCGCCTACCGGTACGGCCTCGGCGCCGTACTCAGCCGTCCCGGGCGCTCGGCGTTGACCGCCGCCGCCCTGGCGGTCGCCGTGGCGGCGGTGGTCGTCGGGGTCGGCTTCACCGCCACCGTGGACCGGATGCTCGCCGAGCCGGCCCGCAGCGGTGACCCGTACGACGCCGTCGTGGTGGCGGGCGGCACCGATCCGGCCACCCTGGCCGCCGCGCTGGCCGGTACGCCCGGCGCGGCCGGCTGGTACAGCCAGGTCGACCGGCGCAGCACTTTCCGCGACCAGACGTTCCTGTCCCGTGCGATCGGTGGGGATCCCGCCGACGCCCGCTTCCTGGTCCGGGAGGGTCGGCCGTTGCGGGCGCCCGGCGAGGCGATCGTCGGGTACGGCCTGCTGCGCCGGTTCGGCCTCCAACTCGGCGACACGATCGAGATCAGGGCCGGCGAGACGACGCTGCGGTTGACCGTCGTCGGCTGGTACAGCGAGACCGAGGACACCGGAGAACTGCTGATGTACCGGGCCGAGATGCTGCCCGGGGTGGCACCGGACGCGTACCTGGTCTCGGCCGCCCCGACCGGTACCCCGGAGGCGCTGGCCGCCGCGTTGCGGGACCGGCTCGGTCCCGGCGTCACGGTGCACGCCCGGTCCGCCGATCCCGGTGACCTCGGTACCTTCACCGTGGCGATGCGGTTGCTGGCCCTCCTCGTCCTGCTGGTCAGCCTCGCCAACCTGGCCGCCGCGCTGCTGACCGGCGCCCGGGAGCGGGCCCGGACCCTCGGCGTGCTCCGCGCGGTCGGGTTCACCGTCCGGCAGACCCTCGCCCAGTCCGCGATCGGCGGTGCCGCGCTCGGCCTCGCCGCCGCGCTCGTCGGCCTCCCGGTCGGCCTGCTGGTGTTCCGGCTGCTCACCGACCGGGTGATGGTCGGCATCGGTGCCGGCCCCGGCCTCGCCGAACTCCCCTCCGCCGGGCTGCTCGCGGCGATCGTGCCGGCGACCACCCTGGCCGGCGCGCTCGCGGGCGTCCTGGCCACTGGCCGGCTGGCCGGAACCGGGGCCGCCCACCTGGTCCGCTACGAGTGA
- a CDS encoding cytochrome P450, which yields MTGTPSTRDRAPLHAASLFDARFIADPYPGFAALRTAAPVHRLTLPDGANVWLVTRYADVRAGLADSRLSLDKVNSTDGWKGFSLPPALDANLLNMDPPDHTRIRRLVRYAFGPQRIARLRPRIEAAAEELLDRIAPAGRADLVAEYAGPLPVTVIGDLLGVPEADRAALRGWTDAMLAPPADDPRAAGRAILSIQDFLVRLIADKRRNPGDDLLTALIAARDTGDEDAAPGVDDAARGEDGSDRLSEDELTSLAFLVLFAGYENSVHVIGTGLLALLRNPEQLALARNAAEPSPAAVEELLRYEPPGTVALRRFAVTDLTIGGTTIPAGATVLLCLAAANRDPERFADPDALDLERPDNAHLTLGHGIHYCVGAPLARLEAQIAIGAVLRRFPKLALAVDPAELAWRPSFRTRGLSSLPVTF from the coding sequence GTGACCGGGACACCATCGACGCGAGACCGAGCGCCCCTGCACGCCGCCTCCCTGTTCGACGCGCGGTTCATCGCCGACCCGTACCCCGGGTTCGCGGCCCTGCGCACGGCCGCCCCGGTGCACCGGCTCACCCTCCCCGACGGCGCGAACGTCTGGCTGGTGACCCGCTACGCCGACGTCCGGGCCGGGCTCGCCGACTCTCGACTGTCGCTGGACAAGGTGAACTCCACCGACGGGTGGAAGGGATTCTCGCTGCCTCCGGCCCTCGACGCCAACCTGCTGAACATGGATCCACCGGACCACACCCGGATCCGCCGGCTGGTCCGGTACGCCTTCGGACCGCAGCGGATCGCCCGGCTGCGACCGAGGATCGAGGCGGCGGCCGAGGAACTGCTGGACCGGATCGCCCCGGCCGGGCGGGCGGACCTGGTCGCCGAGTACGCCGGTCCGCTGCCGGTCACCGTCATCGGCGACCTGCTGGGCGTGCCGGAGGCGGACCGGGCCGCGCTGCGCGGCTGGACCGACGCGATGCTCGCCCCGCCAGCGGACGATCCCCGGGCAGCCGGTCGGGCGATACTGTCCATTCAGGACTTCCTGGTCCGGCTCATCGCCGACAAGCGCCGGAACCCGGGCGACGACCTGCTCACCGCCTTGATCGCGGCCCGGGACACCGGCGACGAGGATGCCGCGCCCGGTGTCGACGACGCCGCCCGTGGTGAGGACGGTTCCGACCGGTTGAGCGAGGACGAGCTGACCTCGCTCGCCTTTCTGGTGCTCTTCGCCGGCTACGAGAACTCGGTGCACGTGATCGGTACCGGCCTGCTCGCCCTGCTGCGCAACCCGGAGCAGTTGGCGCTGGCCCGTAACGCTGCCGAGCCGTCGCCGGCCGCCGTCGAGGAACTGCTCCGCTACGAACCACCGGGTACGGTCGCGCTGCGCCGATTCGCCGTCACCGACCTCACCATCGGCGGGACCACCATTCCGGCCGGGGCCACCGTGCTGCTCTGCCTCGCCGCCGCGAACCGGGACCCCGAACGGTTCGCCGACCCGGACGCACTCGACCTGGAGCGGCCCGACAACGCGCACCTGACGCTCGGACACGGCATCCACTACTGCGTCGGTGCGCCGCTGGCCCGGCTGGAGGCGCAGATCGCGATCGGGGCGGTGCTGCGTCGGTTTCCGAAGCTCGCCCTGGCGGTCGACCCGGCCGAGCTGGCCTGGCGGCCGTCGTTCCGGACCCGAGGGCTGAGCAGCCTGCCGGTCACCTTCTGA
- a CDS encoding ribonucleotide-diphosphate reductase subunit beta gives MTTAAAPSTAPAVNGRRAADRSTSDREGPMLLDPGMDLTLRPMRYPHFFDRFRDAIRNTWTVEEVDLHADLADLDRLSPAERHLVGRLVAFFATGDTIVANNLVLNLYQHVNSPEGRLYLSRQLYEEAVHVQFYLNLLDTYVPDDEERFAAFAAIENIPSIRRKAEFCFRWIDSVFELRELRTRADRRTFLLNLICFAACIEGLFFYGAFAYVYFLRSRGLLHGLASGTNWVFRDESMHMAFAFDVVDTVRREEPDLFDDELRGQVREMLAEAVECEVQFAEDLLEHGVSGLSLPDMREYLRYVADRRLAQLDIAPLYGSTNPFPFMELQDVQELSNFFERRVSAYQLGVTGTVRFDDDF, from the coding sequence GTGACCACCGCCGCCGCACCTTCCACCGCGCCCGCCGTCAACGGCCGGCGCGCCGCCGACCGATCCACCAGCGACCGTGAGGGACCCATGCTGCTCGACCCCGGAATGGACCTGACCCTGCGCCCGATGCGCTACCCGCACTTCTTCGACCGGTTCCGGGACGCGATCCGGAACACCTGGACGGTCGAGGAGGTCGACCTGCACGCCGACCTGGCCGACCTGGACCGGCTCTCCCCGGCCGAACGGCACCTCGTCGGCCGGCTGGTGGCGTTCTTCGCCACCGGCGACACGATCGTGGCCAACAACCTGGTGCTCAACCTCTACCAGCACGTCAACTCGCCGGAGGGCCGGCTCTACCTCTCCCGCCAACTCTACGAGGAGGCGGTGCACGTGCAGTTCTACCTCAACCTGCTCGACACGTACGTGCCGGACGACGAGGAGCGGTTCGCCGCCTTCGCCGCGATCGAGAACATCCCGTCGATCCGCCGCAAGGCCGAGTTCTGCTTCCGGTGGATCGACTCCGTCTTCGAACTGCGTGAGCTGAGGACCCGGGCCGACCGGCGAACGTTCCTGCTCAACCTGATCTGCTTCGCCGCCTGCATCGAGGGGCTCTTCTTCTACGGCGCGTTCGCGTACGTCTACTTTCTCCGGTCCCGTGGGCTGCTGCACGGGCTCGCCTCCGGCACCAACTGGGTGTTCCGGGACGAGTCGATGCACATGGCGTTCGCCTTCGACGTCGTCGACACCGTACGCCGGGAGGAGCCCGACCTCTTCGACGACGAGCTGCGCGGCCAGGTCCGGGAGATGCTCGCCGAGGCGGTCGAGTGCGAGGTGCAGTTCGCCGAGGACCTGCTCGAACACGGGGTCTCCGGACTCTCCCTCCCGGACATGCGGGAGTACCTCCGGTACGTCGCGGACCGCCGGCTGGCCCAGCTCGACATCGCCCCGCTCTACGGGTCGACGAACCCGTTCCCCTTCATGGAGTTGCAGGACGTGCAGGAGCTGTCCAACTTCTTCGAGCGGCGGGTCTCGGCGTACCAGCTCGGGGTGACCGGCACCGTCCGGTTCGACGACGACTTCTGA
- a CDS encoding ribonucleoside-diphosphate reductase subunit alpha: MTVTGATPNGSAAGDGERSTTRGTAHRPDWRAGPPPLVEHGGVRGGQPGQVGPSGGGATGPADVDTIARAVRRQADDLPDVDPVRLATRVVNGLPEGANAAELHRLCVQTAAELIGEEPQYSRLAARLLAGYLEQEVRGQGVESFSESIRLGHRHGLIGDETAEFVRTYARELDDAVDPAADRRFEYFGLRTVYDRYLLRHPVDRLVLETPQYWLLRVACGLSRTPDEAVGFYRLMASLAYLPSSPTLFNSGTRHTQMSSCYLVDSPRDELDSIYDRYAQVARLSKFAGGIGIAWSRVRSRGALIRGTNGASNGIVPFLRTLDSSVAAVNQGGRRKGAACVYLEPWHPDVEEFLQLRDNTGEEARRTHNLNLANWIPDEFMRRVEADEVWSLFDPDEVPELPDLWGAEFDAAYRAAEEQGRYVRQVRARDLYGRMMRTLAQTGNGWMTFKDTSNRLCNQTAEPGNVVHLSNLCTEIIEVSGDTETAVCNLGSVNLAAHLVAGPADPGASAAEDRIDWVRLRETVRTAVTFLDRVIDINYYPSREAAASNPRWRPVGLGVMGLQDVFFALRLPFDSPAAKELSTRLAEEIYLTALETSAGLAERFGAHPGYPQTRAAAGQLHPDLWGVTGRQTGRWAALRERISTYGLRNSLLVAIAPTATIASIAGCYECIEPQVSNLFKRETLSGEFLQVNTALVAELKARGLWTERIRAAIKRADGSVQGIEELPARLREVFRTAWELPQRALIDLAAARAPYVDQSQSLNLFMAAPDIGRLSSMYLYAWKSGLKTTYYLRSRPATRIQQATVAVPPGARPALRAATLPAATLAVPGSPDAALACSLENPESCDACQ, translated from the coding sequence GTGACGGTCACCGGGGCCACGCCGAACGGGTCGGCGGCGGGAGACGGCGAACGGTCGACGACGCGGGGAACCGCCCACCGGCCTGACTGGCGCGCCGGCCCGCCGCCGCTCGTCGAGCATGGAGGCGTTCGCGGTGGCCAGCCCGGTCAGGTCGGTCCGAGCGGCGGCGGCGCGACCGGACCTGCCGACGTCGACACGATCGCCCGCGCGGTGCGCCGCCAGGCCGACGACCTCCCCGACGTCGACCCGGTGCGGCTGGCGACCCGGGTGGTCAACGGCCTGCCCGAGGGGGCCAACGCGGCCGAGTTGCACCGGCTCTGCGTGCAGACCGCCGCCGAGCTGATCGGGGAGGAGCCGCAGTACTCCCGGCTGGCCGCCCGACTGCTCGCCGGATACCTCGAACAGGAGGTTCGGGGACAGGGCGTCGAATCGTTCAGCGAGTCGATCCGGCTCGGCCACCGGCACGGCCTGATCGGCGACGAGACGGCCGAGTTCGTCCGGACGTACGCCCGCGAGCTGGACGACGCCGTCGACCCGGCCGCCGACCGGCGCTTCGAGTACTTCGGGCTGCGTACGGTCTACGACCGGTACCTGCTGCGGCACCCGGTCGACCGGCTGGTGCTGGAGACCCCGCAGTACTGGCTGCTCCGGGTCGCATGTGGACTCTCCCGTACCCCGGACGAGGCGGTCGGCTTCTACCGGCTGATGGCGTCGCTCGCCTATCTGCCCAGCTCGCCGACGCTGTTCAACTCGGGCACCCGGCACACCCAGATGTCCTCCTGCTATCTGGTCGACTCGCCCCGCGACGAACTCGACTCGATCTACGACCGGTACGCCCAGGTGGCGCGGCTGTCCAAGTTCGCCGGTGGGATCGGCATCGCCTGGTCCCGGGTCCGCTCCCGGGGCGCGTTGATCCGGGGCACCAACGGCGCCTCCAACGGGATCGTCCCGTTCCTGCGTACCCTCGACTCGTCGGTGGCGGCGGTCAACCAGGGCGGCCGGCGCAAGGGCGCGGCCTGCGTCTATCTCGAACCGTGGCACCCGGACGTCGAGGAGTTCCTGCAACTGCGGGACAACACCGGCGAGGAGGCCCGGCGGACCCACAACCTGAACCTGGCCAACTGGATCCCGGACGAGTTCATGCGGCGGGTCGAGGCGGACGAGGTCTGGTCGCTCTTCGACCCGGACGAGGTGCCGGAGCTGCCCGACCTGTGGGGGGCGGAGTTCGACGCGGCGTACCGGGCCGCCGAGGAGCAGGGCCGCTACGTCCGCCAGGTCCGGGCCCGGGACCTCTACGGCCGGATGATGCGGACGCTGGCCCAGACCGGCAACGGCTGGATGACCTTCAAGGACACCTCGAACCGGCTCTGCAACCAGACCGCCGAGCCGGGCAACGTGGTGCACCTCTCCAACCTCTGCACGGAGATCATCGAGGTCTCCGGCGACACCGAGACCGCCGTCTGCAACCTCGGCTCGGTCAACCTGGCCGCGCACCTGGTCGCCGGCCCGGCCGACCCGGGCGCGTCCGCCGCCGAGGACCGGATCGACTGGGTACGGCTGCGCGAGACCGTCCGGACCGCCGTGACCTTCCTGGACCGGGTGATCGACATCAACTATTACCCGAGCCGGGAGGCGGCGGCGAGCAATCCCCGCTGGCGACCCGTCGGACTCGGGGTGATGGGGTTGCAGGACGTCTTCTTCGCGCTGCGGCTGCCGTTCGACTCGCCGGCCGCGAAGGAACTCTCCACCCGGCTCGCCGAGGAGATCTACCTGACCGCGCTGGAGACCTCGGCCGGGCTGGCCGAGCGGTTCGGCGCCCATCCGGGGTACCCGCAGACCCGGGCGGCGGCCGGGCAGCTCCACCCCGACCTCTGGGGCGTGACCGGCCGCCAGACCGGGCGCTGGGCGGCGCTGCGGGAGCGGATCTCGACGTACGGGCTGCGCAACTCGCTGCTGGTCGCGATCGCCCCGACCGCCACCATCGCCTCCATCGCCGGCTGCTACGAGTGCATCGAGCCGCAGGTCTCGAACCTGTTCAAACGGGAGACGCTGAGCGGGGAGTTCCTCCAGGTCAACACGGCCCTGGTGGCGGAGCTGAAGGCGCGCGGGCTCTGGACCGAGCGGATCCGGGCCGCGATCAAGCGGGCGGACGGTTCGGTGCAGGGCATCGAGGAGTTGCCGGCGCGGCTGCGCGAGGTGTTTCGTACCGCCTGGGAGCTGCCGCAGCGGGCGCTGATCGACCTGGCCGCCGCCCGGGCGCCCTACGTCGACCAGTCCCAGTCGCTGAACCTCTTCATGGCCGCGCCGGACATCGGCCGGCTCAGCTCGATGTACCTGTACGCCTGGAAGTCCGGACTGAAGACGACCTACTACCTCCGGTCCCGCCCCGCCACCCGGATCCAGCAGGCGACGGTGGCGGTGCCGCCGGGTGCCCGACCCGCGCTGCGCGCCGCGACGCTGCCCGCCGCGACGCTGGCGGTCCCGGGCTCCCCGGACGCGGCGCTGGCCTGCTCGCTGGAGAACCCCGAGTCCTGCGACGCCTGCCAGTGA
- a CDS encoding SDR family oxidoreductase produces the protein MDILITGATGRLGRVLTPELARAGHTVRAASRTPEPTGKPAPDRPAEEGGRVRRVRLDLATGEGLPAAVDGVDTVVHLASAPYQGGYTRQVDVTGTRRLVEAAGRAGVRHLVYLSIVGADRVPWPYFRIKIEAEAAVAAGPVPWTVLRVTQFHEFLAEAMGRLARLPVLPLDPGITAQPVDVADVAAHLRRRVTAAPGGATEEFGGPAVLDAGTLARDWLAARQLRRRLLRLPVPGRLGRAFRAGALVSRTGDRGRITWAEYLAGSAQQAR, from the coding sequence ATGGACATCCTGATCACCGGGGCGACCGGGCGGCTCGGCCGGGTACTCACCCCGGAACTGGCCCGGGCCGGGCACACCGTGCGGGCCGCCAGCCGGACTCCGGAGCCGACCGGGAAACCCGCCCCGGACCGGCCGGCGGAGGAGGGCGGCCGGGTGCGCCGGGTCCGGCTCGACCTGGCCACCGGGGAGGGGCTACCGGCGGCGGTCGACGGCGTCGACACCGTGGTCCACCTGGCGTCCGCGCCCTACCAGGGCGGTTACACCCGTCAGGTCGACGTGACCGGCACCCGTCGGCTGGTCGAGGCCGCCGGCCGGGCCGGGGTACGGCACCTGGTGTACCTGTCGATCGTCGGCGCCGACCGGGTGCCCTGGCCGTACTTCCGGATCAAGATCGAGGCGGAGGCGGCGGTCGCGGCCGGCCCGGTGCCGTGGACGGTGCTCCGGGTCACCCAGTTCCACGAGTTCCTGGCCGAGGCGATGGGCCGGCTGGCCCGGCTGCCGGTGCTGCCCCTCGATCCGGGAATCACCGCGCAGCCGGTCGACGTCGCCGACGTCGCCGCGCACCTGCGCCGGCGGGTGACCGCCGCGCCCGGCGGGGCGACCGAGGAGTTCGGCGGGCCGGCGGTACTGGACGCCGGCACGCTCGCCCGGGACTGGCTGGCGGCGCGGCAGCTCCGGCGTCGGCTGCTTCGGCTGCCGGTGCCGGGTCGGCTCGGCCGCGCCTTCCGGGCGGGTGCGCTGGTTTCCCGGACCGGGGACCGGGGACGGATCACCTGGGCGGAATACCTCGCCGGCTCGGCGCAGCAGGCACGCTAG